The Chitinophaga lutea genome contains the following window.
CCTTCCAGCGGAAATATGCCTTCGGTATCAATCTTGATTTTTAAGATAAAAAGCATTTCAAGTGAAAAAATTCTCGCTTCTCAACATATCGCTGGCCGTCGTGATAGGGCTGACGGCAGCATCGTGCCAGAAAGACTTTCTGAACCGCTACCCGCAAACATCCATTCCTCCGGATTTGTTTTTCAAGTCGGAGGAAGACCTGAACCTCTATGTTACCGGCCTGCTGAGCATGGCGGATCGTGGCCGTTACGTGAGCGACCAGGATACGGATGACAAAGCCACTACCGGCGCCATGGAAATAAAAAGCATGATGACGGGCACGCCTTCGTCCCAAACCATCACCGGTGGCTGGAGCTGGGGTAGGCTGCGCAACATCAACTATTTCCTCGACAACTATCATAATGCCGGCGTAACGCAGGAGGTGAAAGACCACTACGCGGGCCTCGCCAGGTATTACCGGGCGCTCTTTTACATGGATAAAGTAAAAAGATTCTCGGATGTGCCCTGGTATGCGCATGCGATGGATCCCGGCGACAGTGTGTCGTTATACAAACCCCGCGACCCGAGAAAGCTGATCATGGACAGCGTGATGGCCGACCTCGAGTTTGCGGCGGCAAAAGTGAAAGAGTCCGTACCGGCCGGTACGCCCGGGAAATGGGCCGTGAAGCTGGCGCAGGCGCGGATTGCCCTGCACGAAGGCACTTACAGGAAATATCACAGCGAACTGAAACTGGAAGCAACAGCCGACGCATTCCTGCAAACGGCCGCCAAGGTATCGGAGGAAATCATCAGTTCCGGGAAGTTCCAGCTGCACAACACCGGCAATCCTGCTACGGACTATTATGCCCTGTTCAGCAGCGCGAACCTGGCGAACAACAAGGAAGTGATGCTGGTAAATATTTTCGACCAGGATTTGAAAAAGAATGGCGGCAATAACGGCAACATCAACAACTACGAACAGTCGCCTTCCCGCGACCTGGTGCAGACCTACCTGATGAAAGACGGCAGCCGCTTTACGGATAAACCCGGTTATCAGACGATGCAATACGTGCAGGAGTTTGCCGACCGTGATCCCCGCCTGAGCCAGACGTTTTTTTATCCCGGCTTTAAACTGGCGGTGAATCCCCCCGCAGTGGCGAACCCTTACATCCTCCGCCTGAACAAGAACTTCACGGGTTATCACCAGTTGAAGGGCTATATGAACAGCACCGATTCCAAAGTGATCGACGGCGCGGACTTTCCCGTGCACCGGTATGCGGAAGTGCTGCTGATTTTCGCGGAAGCAAAAGCCGAACTGGGCACGCTCACGCAGGGCGACCTCGATAGATCCATTACACTCATCCGCCAGCGCGCCGGTATGCCGGCCCTGGTGATGGCCACCGCCAACGCCGCGCCAGACCCGCTGCAGGTGGCCAAATACCCGAATGTAAAAGGCGCCAACACCGGTGTTATCCTTGAAATACGCCGCGAGAAAAGAGTGGAGTTCGCTATGGAAGGATACCGCTTCGACGACCTGATGAGATGGAACGCGGGCAAAAACCTGGAGAAAATACCGGAGGGGATGTACTTCCCCGGGCTGGGCAAATATGACCTGACCGGCGACGGTGTGGAAGATATCATCCTCATCGACAAAGGAACCGCCATTCCGCCGTCCGGATCACAACAAACGAATTCACTTGGCGTAAAACTGGTATATTACAAGGCCGGCAGTTTCGGG
Protein-coding sequences here:
- a CDS encoding RagB/SusD family nutrient uptake outer membrane protein codes for the protein MKKFSLLNISLAVVIGLTAASCQKDFLNRYPQTSIPPDLFFKSEEDLNLYVTGLLSMADRGRYVSDQDTDDKATTGAMEIKSMMTGTPSSQTITGGWSWGRLRNINYFLDNYHNAGVTQEVKDHYAGLARYYRALFYMDKVKRFSDVPWYAHAMDPGDSVSLYKPRDPRKLIMDSVMADLEFAAAKVKESVPAGTPGKWAVKLAQARIALHEGTYRKYHSELKLEATADAFLQTAAKVSEEIISSGKFQLHNTGNPATDYYALFSSANLANNKEVMLVNIFDQDLKKNGGNNGNINNYEQSPSRDLVQTYLMKDGSRFTDKPGYQTMQYVQEFADRDPRLSQTFFYPGFKLAVNPPAVANPYILRLNKNFTGYHQLKGYMNSTDSKVIDGADFPVHRYAEVLLIFAEAKAELGTLTQGDLDRSITLIRQRAGMPALVMATANAAPDPLQVAKYPNVKGANTGVILEIRREKRVEFAMEGYRFDDLMRWNAGKNLEKIPEGMYFPGLGKYDLTGDGVEDIILIDKGTAIPPSGSQQTNSLGVKLVYYKAGSFGEDVTVYLRNGNAGGTIVTETRTRDFQEPKYYYRPVPFNELVLNPKLAPQLFDWK